One window of Brachybacterium ginsengisoli genomic DNA carries:
- a CDS encoding serine hydrolase domain-containing protein produces the protein MSEQTPAAALLARAVEAGTVPGAVIAYGHDPVPIAAGSMAVDGPTMPADAIIRIQSMTKLVTAVATLRLIEQGELELDSAVGTWLPELAAPQVLRTPGSDLEDTVPADGPITVRHLLTCTSGYGMILTESPLQQAMAANATEAGPLPPSLGADDWLAALAELPLVGQPGTVWRYHHSFGLLGVLLSRLTGESLEAHLRRTLFDPLGMPDTGSSVPREKAHRLPAAYGAEGEELVEREPVGGGFHVGAPPYDMSHSELLSTAPDYLRFLLALRDGELVSAEHLTMLSTDQVPAGAKQPDSFFPGFWESTGWGFGVCVVADGPHRGRWGWSGGAGTDFYVDPDGTLGLLLTQVEMGPRIFPLLEEFGELTA, from the coding sequence ATGTCCGAGCAGACGCCCGCCGCCGCCCTCCTCGCCCGCGCCGTCGAGGCGGGCACCGTCCCCGGAGCCGTGATCGCGTACGGCCACGATCCGGTGCCGATCGCCGCCGGGTCGATGGCCGTGGACGGCCCGACGATGCCGGCCGACGCGATCATCCGCATCCAGTCCATGACGAAGCTGGTCACCGCCGTGGCGACGCTGCGGCTCATCGAGCAGGGCGAGCTCGAACTCGACTCCGCCGTGGGGACCTGGCTGCCGGAGCTCGCCGCGCCGCAGGTGCTGCGCACGCCCGGCTCCGACCTCGAGGACACCGTCCCGGCCGACGGCCCGATCACCGTGCGTCACCTGCTCACCTGCACCTCCGGGTACGGGATGATCCTCACCGAGAGCCCCCTCCAGCAGGCCATGGCCGCGAACGCCACCGAGGCCGGGCCGCTGCCGCCGAGCCTCGGCGCCGATGACTGGCTCGCCGCGCTCGCCGAGCTGCCGCTGGTGGGCCAGCCGGGCACGGTGTGGCGCTATCACCACTCCTTCGGGCTGCTCGGCGTGCTGCTCTCGCGGCTGACCGGCGAGAGCCTGGAGGCCCATCTCCGCCGCACGCTGTTCGATCCGCTGGGCATGCCGGACACCGGCAGCTCGGTGCCGCGCGAGAAGGCGCACCGGCTGCCGGCCGCGTACGGGGCCGAGGGCGAGGAGCTGGTCGAGCGCGAGCCCGTCGGCGGCGGCTTCCACGTGGGCGCCCCGCCCTACGACATGTCCCACAGCGAGCTGCTCTCCACCGCGCCGGACTACCTGCGCTTCCTCCTCGCCCTCCGCGACGGGGAGCTGGTGAGCGCCGAGCACCTGACGATGCTGAGCACCGATCAGGTGCCCGCCGGCGCCAAGCAGCCGGACTCCTTCTTCCCGGGGTTCTGGGAGAGCACCGGGTGGGGCTTCGGGGTGTGCGTGGTGGCCGACGGTCCCCATCGCGGCCGCTGGGGCTGGTCCGGCGGAGCGGGCACCGACTTCTACGTCGACCCCGACGGGACCCTGGGCCTGCTGCTCACCCAGGTCGAGATGGGCCCGAGGATCTTCCCGCTGCTCGAGGAGTTCGGCGAGCTCACCGCCTGA
- a CDS encoding pirin family protein, producing the protein MSAFEEFVLLEPREVPLGGPRGMTVHRTLPAKRTSLIGAWCFVDHFGPDDVSGSDGMQVPRHPHTGLATVSWLFEGAITHRDSLGSHALVRPGDVDIMVAGSGITHSEYSVPDTTILHGVQLWYALPDRTRFRDQAFQVSTPPEIGTDAVRARVGLGGLRATLEDGTVLEDRSEVETDTPLGMVQLDLRAGTTVRLDLEPGHEHGLLVDRGAARLRAGVSTAEIAQRELMVLPDGVSQLEIRAADGEDLRAMLLSGEPLGEDIIMWWNFVGRTHEEIAAFRARYQAEIGAEGTLAEAPIHPDARARGGLAADAEQFGPFAPHTPAALPAPTLPNGHLRSRGRIGLPKD; encoded by the coding sequence ATGAGCGCCTTCGAAGAATTCGTGCTGCTGGAGCCCCGCGAGGTTCCGCTCGGAGGCCCGCGCGGCATGACCGTGCACCGCACCCTCCCCGCGAAGCGGACCTCGCTCATCGGCGCCTGGTGCTTCGTGGACCATTTCGGCCCTGACGACGTCTCCGGCTCCGACGGGATGCAGGTGCCCCGGCACCCGCACACCGGCCTCGCGACCGTGTCGTGGCTGTTCGAGGGCGCGATCACGCACCGCGACTCGCTGGGCAGCCACGCCTTGGTGCGGCCCGGCGACGTGGACATCATGGTCGCCGGCTCCGGCATCACCCACTCGGAGTACTCCGTCCCCGACACCACGATCCTGCACGGCGTCCAGCTCTGGTACGCCCTGCCGGACCGCACCCGCTTCCGTGACCAGGCCTTCCAGGTCTCCACCCCGCCCGAGATCGGGACCGACGCGGTGCGTGCCCGTGTGGGTCTCGGCGGCCTCCGCGCCACCCTCGAGGACGGCACCGTGCTCGAGGACCGCAGCGAGGTCGAGACCGACACCCCGCTCGGCATGGTCCAGCTGGACCTGCGCGCCGGCACCACCGTGCGCCTCGACCTCGAGCCCGGGCACGAGCACGGCCTGCTCGTGGATCGCGGCGCCGCCCGGCTCCGGGCCGGCGTGAGCACGGCGGAGATCGCGCAGCGGGAGCTGATGGTGCTGCCCGACGGCGTCTCGCAGCTGGAGATCCGTGCGGCCGACGGCGAGGACCTCCGCGCGATGCTGCTCTCCGGGGAGCCGCTGGGCGAGGACATCATCATGTGGTGGAACTTCGTGGGTCGCACTCACGAGGAGATCGCCGCGTTCCGGGCCCGCTACCAGGCCGAGATCGGTGCGGAGGGTACGCTCGCGGAGGCTCCGATCCACCCGGACGCCAGGGCGCGCGGCGGCCTCGCCGCCGATGCCGAGCAGTTCGGCCCCTTCGCCCCGCACACCCCCGCGGCCCTGCCCGCCCCCACGCTCCCGAACGGCCACCTGCGCTCGCGCGGCCGGATCGGACTCCCGAAGGACTGA
- a CDS encoding methyltransferase, with translation MIHTSAADPFEDDPLDGVDAPPVPVAPTGPDQTDRVIIAAAEEAGIGCPCDVLVVDDATGELTAFALRALADHPEATVLSWATSRALAVRLRERFADALAAGRLQVPAGPSPMPLEAAATGIEPHLVLMRLPKAVHALEDRVRRLAAASQGEGRDHLEVIAGGRVKHMTRRQNEVLGEVFGEVRASRGIGKSRALIGSGVRAGVTMPMPTEGSARISVRGTAHELPLRGNGAVFGAATADAGSLLLLDALDRALGGGELDGVGEPGGSARAIDLGSGNGLMTAYLAVALPDASVLGTDLDADAVASTASTLAAAGLDRAGVEVSWDDAASLQEDASADLMLLNPPFHDGTAVDATLVQGLLDAAARVLRPGGQLWFVHNSHLRYRPELGARFATVEQRARDRRFTVLSAVR, from the coding sequence GTGATCCACACCTCCGCCGCTGACCCCTTCGAGGACGATCCGCTCGACGGCGTCGACGCCCCGCCGGTCCCTGTCGCGCCCACGGGACCGGACCAGACCGATCGCGTGATCATCGCTGCGGCGGAGGAGGCCGGGATCGGCTGTCCCTGCGATGTGCTCGTCGTCGACGATGCGACCGGGGAGCTGACCGCCTTCGCCCTCCGGGCGCTCGCGGACCATCCCGAGGCGACGGTGCTGAGCTGGGCCACCTCCCGGGCTCTGGCCGTTCGCTTGCGGGAGCGATTCGCCGACGCCCTCGCCGCGGGCCGGCTGCAGGTGCCGGCCGGACCTTCGCCGATGCCGCTCGAGGCCGCCGCGACCGGGATCGAGCCGCATCTGGTGCTCATGCGCCTGCCCAAGGCCGTCCACGCCCTCGAGGACCGGGTGCGGCGCCTGGCCGCCGCCTCGCAGGGGGAGGGCCGGGACCACCTCGAAGTGATCGCGGGCGGCCGGGTCAAGCACATGACCCGTCGGCAGAACGAGGTGCTCGGCGAGGTGTTCGGGGAGGTGAGGGCGAGCCGCGGGATCGGGAAGTCCCGCGCCCTGATCGGCAGCGGGGTGCGCGCCGGCGTCACGATGCCGATGCCGACCGAGGGGAGCGCCCGGATCTCGGTGCGCGGCACCGCTCACGAGCTGCCGCTGCGGGGGAACGGGGCCGTGTTCGGCGCCGCCACGGCCGACGCCGGCAGCCTCCTGCTCCTCGACGCCCTGGACCGCGCTCTCGGGGGCGGAGAGCTCGACGGGGTCGGCGAGCCCGGCGGATCCGCCCGGGCGATCGACCTCGGGAGCGGGAACGGCCTGATGACCGCCTATCTCGCCGTAGCGCTGCCCGACGCCTCGGTGCTCGGCACCGACCTCGACGCCGACGCGGTCGCGTCCACCGCGTCGACCCTCGCCGCCGCCGGCCTGGACCGCGCGGGTGTGGAGGTCTCCTGGGACGACGCGGCCTCCCTCCAGGAGGACGCAAGCGCCGACCTGATGCTGCTGAACCCGCCCTTCCACGACGGCACGGCGGTCGATGCGACCCTCGTCCAGGGCCTGCTCGACGCCGCCGCCCGCGTGCTGCGCCCTGGCGGGCAGCTGTGGTTCGTGCACAACTCCCACCTGCGCTACCGCCCCGAGCTCGGAGCGCGGTTCGCGACCGTGGAGCAGCGCGCCCGCGACCGCCGCTTCACCGTGCTCAGCGCGGTGCGCTGA
- a CDS encoding Type 1 glutamine amidotransferase-like domain-containing protein, translated as MRMYLSSYQLGEHGERLRTMVRGDRRGLVIANALDGCADDRREADTRRQIALLAELGLTARDLDLREHDASTIRNAVGAPDFLWIRGGNVFTLRMALARSGMDEVILEGLREDRFVYAGFSAGACVLAPSLAGLEHCDPVGPCIAEHGGVRYDGLGVLDRPVVPHLDSPRHPETELLGEVARRYEAAGTSYWALRDGQVLIVDGEDSLVL; from the coding sequence ATGAGGATGTACCTGTCGTCCTACCAGCTCGGCGAGCACGGAGAACGACTGCGCACCATGGTGCGCGGTGACCGACGAGGACTCGTGATCGCCAACGCCCTGGACGGCTGTGCCGACGACCGCCGGGAGGCGGACACCCGACGGCAGATCGCCCTGCTCGCGGAGCTGGGCCTCACGGCGAGGGACCTCGACCTGCGCGAGCACGACGCGAGCACGATCCGGAACGCCGTGGGCGCTCCGGACTTCCTGTGGATCCGCGGCGGGAACGTGTTCACCCTGAGGATGGCGCTGGCCCGCTCGGGCATGGACGAGGTGATCCTCGAGGGTCTGCGCGAGGACCGCTTCGTGTACGCGGGCTTCAGCGCCGGCGCGTGCGTCCTCGCGCCGTCCCTCGCCGGGCTCGAGCACTGCGATCCGGTGGGCCCCTGCATCGCCGAGCACGGCGGGGTGAGGTACGACGGTCTCGGCGTGCTCGATCGACCCGTGGTCCCGCACCTGGACTCGCCGCGTCATCCGGAGACCGAGCTGCTCGGCGAGGTGGCCCGCCGGTACGAGGCGGCCGGCACGTCGTACTGGGCCCTGCGGGACGGCCAGGTGCTGATCGTCGACGGAGAGGACTCACTGGTCCTCTGA
- the purQ gene encoding phosphoribosylformylglycinamidine synthase subunit PurQ: protein MRIGVVTFPGTLDDRDALRAVRIAGAEPVALWHGEDDLQGVEAIVLPGGFSYGDYLRAGAISGFAPVMEKVVDAAKGGMPVLGICNGFQILCETHLLPGAMIKNAHRSFLCRDQPLAVENNRTAWTTGYDAGQVIRIPLKNQDGQYVADERTLAELEAEGRVVFRYVAGASHGPAGFEANPNGSRHDIAGITNAEGNVVGLMPHPEHAVEAGFGPDQPGEGTRSGIDGLAMFTSVLRSMVA, encoded by the coding sequence ATGCGCATCGGTGTGGTGACCTTCCCGGGCACTCTGGACGACCGGGACGCGCTGCGCGCGGTGCGGATCGCCGGCGCCGAGCCGGTCGCGCTGTGGCACGGCGAGGACGATCTGCAGGGCGTCGAGGCGATCGTGCTGCCCGGCGGCTTCTCCTACGGCGACTACCTCCGTGCGGGCGCCATCAGCGGCTTCGCCCCGGTGATGGAGAAGGTGGTGGATGCGGCGAAGGGCGGGATGCCCGTGCTCGGCATCTGCAACGGCTTCCAGATCCTGTGCGAGACCCATCTGCTGCCCGGTGCGATGATCAAGAACGCGCACCGCTCGTTCCTGTGCCGCGACCAGCCCCTCGCGGTGGAGAACAACCGCACCGCCTGGACCACCGGGTACGACGCGGGCCAGGTCATCCGGATCCCGCTGAAGAACCAGGACGGCCAGTACGTGGCCGACGAGCGCACCCTCGCCGAGCTCGAGGCCGAGGGCCGGGTCGTCTTCCGCTACGTCGCCGGCGCCTCCCACGGTCCCGCCGGCTTCGAGGCCAACCCCAACGGCTCGCGCCACGACATCGCCGGCATCACCAACGCCGAGGGCAACGTGGTGGGCCTGATGCCGCATCCCGAGCACGCGGTCGAGGCCGGCTTCGGCCCGGACCAGCCCGGCGAGGGCACCCGCTCCGGGATCGACGGCCTGGCCATGTTCACCTCGGTGCTGCGCAGCATGGTGGCCTGA
- the purS gene encoding phosphoribosylformylglycinamidine synthase subunit PurS yields MPRVVVHVMPKPEILDPQGKAVAAALPRLGFEGIASVRQGKRFELEVEGEVTEQVLATLREAAETLLSNPVIEDVVAIEVEDAAHGKAQA; encoded by the coding sequence ATGCCACGTGTCGTGGTCCACGTCATGCCCAAGCCGGAGATCCTCGACCCGCAGGGCAAGGCGGTCGCCGCCGCGCTGCCGCGTCTGGGCTTCGAGGGCATCGCCTCGGTCCGCCAGGGCAAGCGGTTCGAGCTCGAGGTCGAGGGCGAGGTGACCGAGCAGGTGCTCGCCACCCTCCGCGAGGCCGCCGAGACGCTGCTGTCCAATCCGGTCATCGAGGACGTCGTCGCGATCGAGGTCGAGGACGCGGCCCACGGGAAGGCGCAGGCCTGA
- a CDS encoding MBL fold metallo-hydrolase, translating into MKIRHLVHSCLLVEIAGRHLLVDPGGFSAEAVRALGPEALSALDAVLVTHQHPDHLDRDLLDEVLALAPGIVVIAEPETAAQLTEAGEGARPVPTERVLPLRAGELHELPALDGEDAVRIRAVGGRHAIIHPDIPRVGNCGLVLEAGGGPRLGITGDSLEPVQEFHGIDVLAFAVVAPWSKVAETIDFLRAVNPVLALPVHDAVASAAGRPIFLRQSTNLAPEGTEVRDWGADATVEVGGA; encoded by the coding sequence ATGAAGATCCGCCACCTCGTCCACTCCTGCCTGCTCGTCGAGATCGCCGGGCGGCACCTGCTCGTCGATCCCGGCGGCTTCAGCGCCGAGGCGGTGCGCGCGCTCGGACCCGAGGCGCTCTCCGCCCTGGACGCCGTGCTGGTCACCCACCAGCACCCCGACCATCTCGACCGGGACCTGCTGGACGAGGTGCTGGCGCTGGCCCCCGGGATCGTGGTGATCGCGGAGCCGGAGACCGCCGCCCAGCTGACCGAGGCGGGGGAGGGCGCACGCCCCGTGCCGACCGAGCGGGTGCTCCCGCTGCGCGCCGGTGAGCTGCACGAGCTGCCCGCGCTGGACGGCGAGGACGCCGTGCGGATCCGCGCCGTCGGCGGCCGTCACGCGATCATCCACCCCGACATCCCCCGCGTGGGCAACTGCGGTCTGGTCCTCGAGGCGGGGGGCGGCCCGCGCCTGGGCATCACCGGCGACTCCCTCGAGCCGGTGCAGGAGTTCCACGGCATCGACGTGCTCGCCTTCGCCGTCGTCGCCCCCTGGTCGAAGGTGGCCGAGACGATCGACTTCCTGCGCGCCGTGAACCCGGTGCTCGCGCTGCCGGTGCACGACGCGGTCGCGAGCGCCGCCGGTCGCCCGATCTTCCTGCGCCAGTCCACGAACCTCGCACCGGAGGGCACCGAGGTGCGCGACTGGGGCGCCGATGCGACCGTCGAGGTCGGCGGGGCCTGA
- a CDS encoding YkoF family thiamine/hydroxymethylpyrimidine-binding protein — protein MAPTPVGTPAPPTAPGGRPDPAATPDPTATADPTASPDPAASADPTATPLGFGVGARLTASVMTEDYARVLTGILSRLDDTGLVHETGDVSTYVGGHESQLQRYLIDLAEDLARTEHHASLAVTLSRGCPGEVACELPGGAGPRSTEVPAPRRTGRYATAEWALYPLADQVSADGTAPDHMRDIYAAIDHARDLGTFRGSAHFVTRLEGDIGDVIATAVAGWLLVGRSVQHVTSHLTLSLNSPSHEVRELDGATR, from the coding sequence ATGGCCCCCACACCCGTCGGCACCCCCGCTCCGCCCACCGCGCCCGGCGGGCGCCCCGATCCCGCTGCGACTCCCGATCCCACCGCGACTGCCGATCCCACTGCGTCTCCCGATCCCGCTGCGTCTGCCGATCCCACTGCGACTCCGCTCGGATTCGGTGTCGGCGCCCGGCTGACCGCTTCCGTCATGACCGAGGACTACGCCCGCGTGCTGACGGGCATCCTCTCCCGCCTGGACGACACCGGGCTGGTGCACGAGACCGGGGACGTCTCCACCTATGTGGGCGGCCACGAGAGCCAGCTGCAGCGCTATCTGATCGACCTCGCCGAGGACCTCGCGCGCACCGAGCACCACGCCTCGCTCGCGGTGACCCTGTCCCGCGGCTGCCCCGGCGAGGTAGCCTGCGAGCTGCCCGGCGGCGCAGGACCCCGCAGCACCGAGGTGCCCGCTCCCCGCCGCACCGGCCGGTACGCCACCGCCGAATGGGCGCTGTACCCGCTGGCCGACCAGGTCTCCGCCGACGGCACCGCCCCGGACCACATGCGCGACATCTACGCCGCGATCGACCACGCCCGCGACCTCGGGACCTTCCGCGGCTCCGCCCACTTCGTCACCCGCCTCGAGGGCGACATCGGCGACGTGATCGCCACCGCGGTGGCCGGATGGCTGCTGGTGGGCCGCAGCGTCCAGCACGTCACCAGCCATCTCACCCTCTCCCTGAACAGCCCCTCCCACGAGGTGCGCGAGCTCGACGGGGCGACGCGATGA
- a CDS encoding ECF transporter S component: MTAAPTARTSSTEPAARRSRLSLREIVLVVVLGVVFGFLYWVFVQAWNALAIAMGPAGDLAQHVLFGSWLLVGPIAIMILRRPGVGILAEILAAVIEVIFLGSPVGPLLVLAAALQGIGSELPFALTRYRRYGWGVFAASGALGAGLVFFWTAYRMGWYGQDLLTLRLGVQVLSGIVLGGLLARVIVRALERTGVLANFAIGAASTGEGAEADGIPQRRVR; encoded by the coding sequence ATGACCGCCGCCCCGACCGCACGGACCTCCTCGACGGAGCCCGCCGCACGCCGCTCCCGCCTCTCGCTGCGGGAGATCGTGCTGGTGGTGGTGCTCGGCGTGGTGTTCGGCTTCCTCTACTGGGTGTTCGTGCAGGCCTGGAACGCGCTCGCGATCGCGATGGGACCCGCCGGCGACCTCGCCCAGCACGTCCTGTTCGGGTCCTGGCTGCTGGTGGGACCGATCGCGATCATGATCCTGCGCCGCCCCGGCGTGGGGATCCTCGCCGAGATCCTCGCGGCCGTCATCGAGGTGATCTTCCTGGGCAGCCCCGTGGGCCCGCTGCTGGTGCTCGCCGCGGCCCTGCAGGGCATCGGCAGCGAGCTGCCCTTCGCCCTGACCCGCTACCGCCGCTACGGCTGGGGCGTCTTCGCGGCCTCCGGGGCCCTCGGCGCGGGTCTGGTGTTCTTCTGGACCGCGTACCGGATGGGCTGGTACGGGCAGGATCTGCTCACGCTGCGGCTCGGGGTGCAGGTGCTCTCCGGGATCGTGCTCGGCGGACTGCTGGCGCGGGTGATCGTGCGCGCCCTCGAGCGCACCGGGGTGCTCGCGAACTTCGCGATCGGCGCCGCGTCGACCGGCGAGGGCGCTGAAGCTGACGGGATCCCGCAGCGTCGTGTCCGCTGA
- a CDS encoding ATP-binding cassette domain-containing protein: protein MSAEPRTVPERIAPARPEPSAPVVEARDLEIVLPSGAGVGPFTGTIRSGEQVLLLGPSGSGKSTLLRALAGAIPAHQRARVTGTVRVGGIDPIADGVVAASQVVGVLGQDPADGVCLPQVADDVALPLESRCVPPERIGEQVHRVLVDAGIGDLGDRNAATLSGGQLQRAGLAAAVAARPRLLLLDEPTAMLDADGVRAVREAARAVTAGGEVAVLLVEHRLDDWAGERGVEGLPPRTIALDASGRVLADGPTGDVLARHGAALRESGCWLPREIEEDLGPEVGPDLGHLPIPDVGSSAERVPGGAGPAPVPGDTLLTVRGADLGHQGRTVLSGVDLAVRAGELLAVVGRNGAGKSTLLGALSRLDPPLHGTVEGAASGLVFQRPESQFVADTVLGELVASGADPAQAAEMLVRLGLEELQEASPFALSGGQQRRLSIGAMLLAQRPVLLADEPGYGLDRAATRTVHTQLREAAAAGHAVVVATHDLRLVEAADAVVVIADGRLLGPMPPATLLQDEALRERAGLSAGAGSGAHRGPGESTSRTGSSTRTEPSRAESSRSQQHPPLDGAGGRSRRGAPLAGRNPTVLLALLTALSIVCIALTRPAPLAVLYLLLVLGAMLGCRLGPLRLARAQLPFVVFALGVFLVNVLSRPGHEPWPELPVRITEEGIVLGTALAMRALVIGLGALVVSRATDPRSTLVSLRQHARLPARYAYALLAGRRLLDELPRRWETITRAHRVRLPLEADGRVSHLRLRHRLRCAFALLVDAIRSADRIAFALEARGLGDGPRTLWRPVPLGGADAALVLGVAAAVAAVLILV from the coding sequence GTGTCCGCTGAGCCGAGGACCGTCCCGGAGAGGATTGCGCCCGCCCGGCCGGAGCCGTCGGCGCCGGTCGTCGAGGCGCGGGATCTCGAGATCGTGCTGCCCTCCGGCGCCGGCGTCGGCCCCTTCACCGGGACGATCCGCTCCGGGGAGCAGGTGCTGCTGCTGGGACCCAGCGGCAGCGGCAAGTCCACCCTGCTGCGGGCGCTCGCCGGAGCGATCCCCGCCCACCAGCGCGCCCGGGTCACCGGCACGGTCCGCGTGGGCGGGATCGACCCCATCGCCGACGGCGTCGTCGCCGCCTCGCAGGTCGTGGGCGTGCTCGGGCAGGATCCGGCCGACGGGGTCTGCCTCCCGCAGGTGGCCGACGACGTCGCGCTCCCGCTCGAGAGCCGCTGCGTGCCGCCGGAACGGATCGGCGAGCAGGTGCACCGAGTCCTCGTGGACGCGGGGATCGGCGACCTCGGCGACCGGAACGCCGCGACCCTCTCCGGCGGGCAGCTGCAGCGGGCGGGGCTCGCCGCGGCCGTGGCGGCCCGGCCCCGGCTGCTCCTGCTGGACGAGCCCACCGCGATGCTCGACGCCGACGGGGTGCGCGCGGTGCGCGAGGCCGCCCGCGCTGTGACGGCGGGCGGCGAGGTCGCGGTGCTGCTGGTGGAGCACCGCCTCGACGACTGGGCGGGGGAGCGCGGCGTGGAGGGGCTCCCGCCGCGTACGATCGCTCTGGACGCCTCCGGCCGGGTCCTCGCCGACGGCCCGACCGGGGACGTGCTCGCCCGCCACGGCGCCGCCCTGCGCGAGTCCGGCTGCTGGCTGCCGCGGGAGATCGAGGAGGACCTCGGCCCGGAGGTGGGGCCCGACCTCGGGCACCTGCCCATCCCGGACGTCGGCTCGTCGGCCGAACGGGTCCCCGGCGGGGCCGGGCCCGCCCCGGTGCCGGGCGACACCCTGCTCACGGTGCGCGGGGCGGACCTCGGCCACCAGGGCCGCACGGTCCTCTCCGGCGTGGATCTCGCCGTGCGCGCGGGGGAGCTGCTCGCCGTGGTGGGCCGCAACGGGGCCGGGAAGTCCACGCTCCTGGGGGCGCTGTCCCGCCTGGATCCGCCGCTGCACGGCACGGTCGAGGGCGCCGCTTCCGGTCTGGTCTTCCAGCGCCCCGAGTCCCAGTTCGTCGCCGACACGGTCCTCGGCGAGCTCGTCGCCTCCGGCGCCGACCCCGCACAGGCCGCCGAGATGCTCGTCCGGCTGGGGCTCGAGGAGCTGCAGGAGGCGAGTCCCTTCGCCCTCTCCGGCGGGCAGCAGCGCCGCCTCTCGATCGGGGCGATGCTGCTCGCGCAGCGGCCGGTGCTGCTCGCCGACGAACCCGGCTACGGCCTGGACCGTGCCGCCACCCGCACCGTCCACACGCAGCTGCGGGAGGCGGCCGCGGCCGGGCACGCCGTGGTGGTCGCGACCCACGATCTGCGACTGGTGGAGGCGGCCGACGCGGTCGTCGTCATCGCCGACGGCCGCCTGCTGGGACCGATGCCCCCGGCGACCCTGCTGCAGGACGAGGCGCTGCGGGAGCGCGCAGGGCTCTCGGCGGGCGCGGGGTCGGGGGCGCACCGCGGTCCGGGCGAGAGCACCTCGCGGACGGGAAGCAGCACTCGGACCGAGCCGTCACGCGCCGAGTCGTCCCGTTCCCAGCAGCATCCACCGCTCGACGGCGCCGGCGGGAGGTCGCGGCGCGGAGCCCCGCTCGCCGGACGGAACCCCACCGTGCTGCTGGCCCTGCTGACGGCCCTGAGCATCGTCTGCATCGCCCTGACGCGGCCCGCGCCGCTGGCCGTGCTGTATCTGCTGCTGGTCCTCGGGGCGATGCTCGGCTGCCGCCTCGGTCCGCTCCGCCTGGCTCGGGCGCAGCTGCCCTTCGTCGTGTTCGCGCTCGGGGTCTTCCTGGTCAACGTGCTCAGCCGACCCGGCCACGAGCCCTGGCCCGAGCTGCCGGTACGGATCACCGAGGAGGGGATCGTGCTCGGCACGGCGCTCGCGATGCGGGCCCTGGTGATCGGACTCGGGGCGCTCGTGGTCTCCCGGGCCACCGATCCGCGCAGCACCCTGGTGAGCCTGCGCCAGCACGCCCGGCTGCCGGCCCGCTACGCCTATGCGCTGCTGGCCGGGCGACGTCTGCTGGACGAGCTGCCCCGCCGCTGGGAGACGATCACCCGAGCGCACCGGGTGCGGCTGCCGCTGGAGGCCGACGGGCGCGTGTCCCACCTGCGCCTGCGGCATCGGCTGCGCTGCGCGTTCGCACTGCTGGTCGACGCCATCCGCAGCGCGGACCGCATCGCCTTCGCCCTGGAGGCGCGCGGACTCGGGGACGGGCCGCGCACCCTGTGGCGGCCGGTGCCGCTCGGCGGAGCTGACGCGGCGCTCGTGCTCGGCGTCGCGGCCGCGGTCGCCGCCGTGCTGATCCTGGTCTGA
- a CDS encoding phosphoribosylaminoimidazolesuccinocarboxamide synthase, with product MSTTIAPLIEAPQLEGWDHIVSGKVRELYVPAGVEPSAAEEVLVVATDRISAYDHSLQPGIPDKGRLLTGISLFWFEQLADIVPHHVISGTDVPESVAGRAVRCRGLEMVALECIARGHLTGSGLADYRAGGSVGGHVLPSGLVEASRLEPAIFTPSTKAEAGEHDENITVAQARELLGEELTDQLERLTLAVFERARRIADEQGIILADTKLEFGHSRVDGTLMLGDEVLTPDSSRFWSVDSYTTGRTPPSLDKQFVRDWLTSPASGWSKGSALAPPELPAEVVAQTRSRYVEAYERLTGQSF from the coding sequence ATGAGCACCACCATCGCCCCCCTGATCGAGGCCCCGCAGCTCGAGGGATGGGACCACATCGTCTCCGGCAAGGTCCGCGAGCTGTACGTCCCCGCGGGCGTGGAGCCCTCGGCCGCCGAGGAGGTGCTGGTGGTCGCGACCGATCGCATCAGCGCCTACGACCACTCCCTCCAGCCCGGCATCCCGGACAAGGGCCGTCTCCTCACCGGGATCAGCCTGTTCTGGTTCGAGCAGCTGGCGGACATCGTCCCCCACCACGTGATCTCCGGGACCGACGTGCCCGAGTCCGTCGCCGGGCGCGCGGTGCGCTGCCGCGGCCTGGAGATGGTGGCGCTGGAGTGCATCGCCCGCGGCCACCTGACCGGCTCGGGCCTGGCCGACTACCGCGCCGGCGGCTCGGTGGGCGGGCACGTGCTGCCCTCCGGACTGGTCGAGGCCTCCCGCCTGGAGCCCGCGATCTTCACCCCCTCGACAAAGGCCGAGGCCGGGGAGCACGACGAGAACATCACCGTCGCCCAGGCCCGCGAGCTGCTCGGCGAGGAGCTGACCGACCAGCTCGAGCGCCTCACCCTGGCGGTGTTCGAGCGAGCCCGACGGATCGCCGACGAGCAGGGCATCATCCTCGCCGACACCAAGCTCGAGTTCGGGCACTCCCGCGTGGACGGCACCCTGATGCTCGGCGACGAGGTGCTGACGCCGGACTCGAGCCGCTTCTGGTCCGTGGACTCGTACACCACCGGCCGCACCCCGCCGAGCCTGGACAAGCAGTTCGTGCGGGACTGGCTGACCTCTCCCGCCTCCGGCTGGTCCAAGGGCTCGGCCCTCGCCCCGCCCGAGCTGCCCGCCGAGGTGGTCGCCCAGACCCGCTCCCGGTACGTCGAGGCCTACGAGCGCCTCACCGGTCAGAGCTTCTGA